The genome window CTTTGCCATTCTGCCAATGCATGAAAGACGGGCCTCCTGTACTAAGACAGGGGGCCCTTTTTTTGTTATATCCCCCTTTGCTGTGTTGTTCGATCAACGAAGCAAGGTTATACTTTGCAAAGACCTTATTTTTCCTGCCAAGGAGCGATCGTCATGATTGAAGTGACAACAGAGATTACGATACTTGCCTCGATTGAACGGTGCTTTGACTATGCCCGGGATATTGACCTACATACACAGACTGTCTGGAAACATACGAGAGAACGAGCGGTCGCTGGAGTAACCACAGGAAAAATTGGAGCCGGGGATACCGTTACCTTTCAGGCTACCCACCTGGGTGTCAGACAGAAGTTGAAGTCCCGAATTGTGCAGTTTGAACAACCGTTTTTATTTGTGGATCAGATGGAGAAGGGGGCTTTCAAGAGCATGCGACATGAACATCATTTCAGCGCAATTGGAGAACAGATGACATGCATGAGAGACACGCTGCGGTTTGAAGCACCACTTGGATTGCTAGGGGGGGCAACGGAGCGACTTGTGCTGAAGAGATATATGCTGGCATTTCTGGAGAGTCGTAACCGTAAACTCAAAGTGATCCTTGAGCAGTATCCGGAATTGAAGGAATAAAGGAGAGAAGACGTTTGATGGATAATGAATATTATGTAGGTTGGGGCACCCTTGCCTTGATTAATGCCGGACTTGCACAGGGAAAAAACAGAAGTGGTCGGAACTGGTTTCTGATTTCCCTGTTGTTGGGTCCTTTGGCAACCCTCTTTATTGTGGTGTGGAATAAACTGGACTAATTCAACGATCGAGATTCCGATGCATATGACGATCAATCATCCAGAACAGAAGTGCGGCTGCACTAACACCCGCACCTAACCAGCAAACCGCTGTCCAACCCGCCCATGCATACACCTGGGTAGAAACGATGGAGCCGGTTGCACTGCCGATGGAGTAAAAGATCATATATGCTGCCGTCAGGCGGCTCTGTGCTTCGGGACGAACTTCGTAGATCAGGCTCTGATTGGTAACATGTACGGCTTGCACGGCGAGATCGAGCAGGATAACGCCGAGGATCAGGAACCACAACGAGTGATGGACATAGCCGATGGGCAGCCAGGACAAGAGCAGAATGACAAGAGAGATACCGGTCGTTTTTTGCCCAAGGCCCCGATCGGCGAGTTTACCTGCACGGGCAGCGGCCATTGCTCCGGCCGCTCCTGCGAGACCGAATGCACCTATAAGCGTATGAGACAGGGACAGTGGAGGGCTACTTAGTGGCAGAACCATGGAAGTCCACAAGATGCTGAAGGCTGTAAAAATCAGCATCGCCAGTACACCTCGTACTCGTAATACACGCAACTCACGATACAGTTGCAAGACAGAGCTGAGTAATTGGACATAGCTTTGTTTTACTTGTGGGGACTGTTGCCTTGGGAGAACAAGATATAAGGCGACAATTCCGAGTAAAGTAAAGCTGGCAGAGAAGAGATACACCGATCTCCACCCGAGCCAATCGTTAAGCGTACCTGCAACCGTTCGTGCAAGTAATATGCCAATGACGATTCCACTGGTGACCTGCCCGACAATACGACCACGTTCGGTAGGGGCTGCCAAGTGTGCAGCAAAGGCAACCAATGTCTGTG of Paenibacillus sp. FSL R5-0517 contains these proteins:
- a CDS encoding SRPBCC family protein, which encodes MIEVTTEITILASIERCFDYARDIDLHTQTVWKHTRERAVAGVTTGKIGAGDTVTFQATHLGVRQKLKSRIVQFEQPFLFVDQMEKGAFKSMRHEHHFSAIGEQMTCMRDTLRFEAPLGLLGGATERLVLKRYMLAFLESRNRKLKVILEQYPELKE
- a CDS encoding MFS transporter, with translation MQTSSPDAQLSNKDRPAMSRLVALLFAVCSGLAVANIYYAQPLLDSIAQEFNLSPSSIGIVITVTQICYALGLFLLVPLGDLLNRRKLIIIQMLLSVLALVLVGTAKSSSLLFTGMAVVGLLAVITQTLVAFAAHLAAPTERGRIVGQVTSGIVIGILLARTVAGTLNDWLGWRSVYLFSASFTLLGIVALYLVLPRQQSPQVKQSYVQLLSSVLQLYRELRVLRVRGVLAMLIFTAFSILWTSMVLPLSSPPLSLSHTLIGAFGLAGAAGAMAAARAGKLADRGLGQKTTGISLVILLLSWLPIGYVHHSLWFLILGVILLDLAVQAVHVTNQSLIYEVRPEAQSRLTAAYMIFYSIGSATGSIVSTQVYAWAGWTAVCWLGAGVSAAALLFWMIDRHMHRNLDR